In Puntigrus tetrazona isolate hp1 unplaced genomic scaffold, ASM1883169v1 S000000927, whole genome shotgun sequence, the genomic window GTGTTATAGTAAGATGTTTTGGACCGACTGGGGCAGAAAGCCCAAGATTGAGATGGCGTGGATGGATGGGCAGCACAGAGAGGTGCTGTTAGACGAGGATCTGGCTTGGCCTACTGGTATAGCTTTGGACTATCTGAATGAAAACCGGATCTACTGGTGTGactcaaaagaaaacatcatCGAATCGATGAAAGAGGACGGAACAGATCGGCAGATGATCATATCAGGAGGTGAGACGTCGCAGCGTCACATACGAGAAGTCAGCTTTA contains:
- the LOC122335888 gene encoding low-density lipoprotein receptor-related protein 2-like, producing the protein KMFWTDWGRKPKIEMAWMDGQHREVLLDEDLAWPTGIALDYLNENRIYWCDSKENIIESMKEDGTDRQMIISGDIGHPYSLDVFEGHVYWTTKDKGEVWKKDKFGKGDKVKVLTINPWLTQVRIYQQHRHNHS